The Prosthecobacter algae genome has a segment encoding these proteins:
- a CDS encoding Kelch repeat-containing protein, whose amino-acid sequence MKKLFSLLGSCLVLIGSSQGASLTVSNYNPAGNGNHGIADLAGVRIAGTAGRGVVGRMNGLSEIEVANKATAGDIAGLNAAFQPFGADFALDSLGEAGAFEAQLNFDTRNSVRPGYGGSPIYFWGYKGASRTNATEYLLIRLNTLFPVDSETLPPSVLEVAINPVGVSAILSGSVGPGSHDYGQGSGPLAMYQMILTTTSSNVAPIANDGVLAAFSGVPKNGVLTASDANNDVLTFAKVTDPTKGVVEVQANGNYTYTANVGQLGADSFTFVADDGPETSAPATINITISEPPPNEAPVAIPTEIYGRAGDIIAGVLEGTDGNDDSLAFSLVASPVSGSVILFSDGRFTYRPSPGFVGTDSFTFKVNDGNADSAAATVQIVIQQDIPSWVWVDGDNLPKQRGIYGTVGEAAPANKPGARTEAASVSSSGGISYHFGGLGYGEGTKTGVLNDLWSYDSASGEWTWISGGKDVNAPGSYGNKGEASETNVPPARSGALMWQDNDGVLWVFGGTNATKGLLNDLWKYDLTENEWTWVGGASTANATGTYGSLGQPNALNAPGARTNAVSWKDASGRLFLFGGRGLPATGVKVGLLNDLWAFDIALGQWTWLSGSNGLDAIGVYGALGQPSSSNVPGGRSGAAAWVGNSGNLWLFGGNGRGNATKLGNLNDLWQFDFISNEWTWISGSQAVNAVGVYGTLGDHALNTVPGARAGATSWLASDGSLLLFGGQGSGHFNDVWVFDTEEYQWTWLKGSSALNGLASYGQLGVPSPSSTPGARRGSSAFTDAEGNLMIFAGTNGANSNNDVWVLDIPEFPIVELQSIASITEDSATVTVKINPNGNSTSAVLKLIKLTGSEDETEIDLGIIGSGSTPVTVVEELTDLDLGSRYAVIVEAENILGSGQSLVRIFTTLGTAPAIIANFDETESSYQESEGTVAVEVVLTSPATEAFTLPFTVSGTASEGATGDFVTTPASGSVSFFIGQSRATVNVAIRDDLTLDADETVILTLGTPSVVSVTTGDDDVHTLTIQDNDGPPVFVQAPGSQLARLGSRVVFNGTATGTPVLAYQWRKGATNIAKATLPTYTFASVKLTDAGTYGVDVRNSIDTLIANFDLAVVDTSARSIVQAEGTTVSVKVLNQGTGLTFAWLKEGDPIGQTTDTLTIPNATALDSGDYTCVISKDGSAPLTTGIIRVSIFEEVVALPAFLAGNYVGLVSPDESAGAPLGGRFDVAVTTKGAYTAKLILGTTTLTGKGQLFITGDATAAEGQATVSFVRKGLPNLTVQFVLSGDADEPVSQAMEGRLDDPFNGGSTGIEGYRNPWVAKPKVGSSDLAATSYAGSYTFGLDIPEDLVGILDIPQGNGFGAATVTTAGTVAFVGRTADGGKFTFSSIVGPEGDVPFYSAFTLTQGYLAGFTAITPAGTDFDSNGFNGSLFWKKVAADAKSKELAYRAGFDEIELTLFGGKWQPPASGGVIGGLRNQDNNNAVLSLREGGSLQAGIESFTFSIRNLKTTGVVQTVIVDKTLTGNPNSVTFKLIANPVGHYSGTFTVPNPVKTLVRTATYQGTFVRRSDGRFQSAGFFLLAQPPEPGQTVKTAPQLSGQAQIGGPR is encoded by the coding sequence ATGAAGAAACTCTTCTCTCTCCTCGGCAGTTGCCTTGTGCTCATCGGTAGCAGCCAGGGTGCCTCGCTGACGGTTTCCAACTACAACCCGGCAGGCAATGGCAACCATGGCATTGCCGATCTGGCTGGCGTCCGCATCGCGGGCACGGCGGGCCGTGGCGTGGTCGGGAGAATGAATGGCCTCTCAGAAATCGAAGTCGCCAACAAAGCCACCGCCGGGGACATCGCTGGCCTCAATGCCGCTTTCCAGCCTTTCGGCGCAGACTTTGCCCTCGACAGCCTCGGCGAGGCCGGAGCTTTTGAGGCGCAACTGAATTTCGATACCCGGAACTCCGTCCGCCCTGGATACGGTGGCAGCCCCATCTATTTCTGGGGCTACAAAGGTGCCAGCCGCACCAATGCCACGGAGTACCTGCTCATCCGTCTGAACACGCTCTTTCCGGTCGATTCGGAGACCCTGCCGCCCTCCGTCCTGGAAGTGGCCATCAATCCTGTCGGTGTCTCCGCCATCCTTTCCGGCTCGGTCGGCCCAGGTTCCCACGACTATGGTCAGGGCAGCGGCCCTTTGGCGATGTACCAGATGATCTTGACCACCACGTCCTCAAACGTGGCCCCCATCGCTAACGATGGCGTGCTCGCCGCTTTCTCTGGCGTGCCGAAAAATGGCGTCCTCACCGCCTCCGATGCCAATAACGACGTGCTGACCTTTGCCAAGGTCACTGATCCGACCAAGGGCGTCGTCGAGGTCCAGGCTAACGGCAACTACACCTACACCGCCAATGTCGGTCAGCTCGGGGCTGACAGCTTCACTTTCGTGGCCGATGACGGCCCCGAAACCTCCGCTCCGGCCACGATTAACATCACGATCAGCGAGCCACCGCCAAATGAGGCCCCTGTCGCCATCCCGACGGAGATCTACGGCCGCGCAGGCGATATCATTGCCGGAGTGCTTGAAGGCACCGATGGCAACGATGATTCGCTCGCTTTCTCTCTGGTGGCTTCGCCCGTTTCCGGAAGCGTCATTCTTTTCTCAGATGGCCGCTTTACCTATCGTCCCAGCCCGGGCTTCGTCGGCACCGATTCCTTCACCTTCAAGGTCAATGACGGCAATGCCGATTCGGCCGCCGCCACAGTGCAGATCGTGATCCAGCAGGACATCCCCTCCTGGGTCTGGGTGGATGGTGACAACCTCCCCAAGCAGCGCGGTATCTACGGCACAGTGGGTGAAGCTGCCCCTGCCAACAAGCCCGGTGCCCGAACCGAGGCTGCCAGCGTCAGCAGTTCCGGCGGCATCTCCTATCACTTCGGCGGTCTGGGTTATGGCGAAGGCACCAAGACCGGCGTCCTCAACGACCTCTGGAGTTATGATTCCGCCAGCGGCGAGTGGACCTGGATCAGCGGCGGAAAAGACGTCAATGCCCCGGGCAGCTACGGCAACAAAGGCGAAGCTTCTGAAACCAATGTCCCGCCAGCCCGCAGCGGTGCCCTCATGTGGCAGGACAATGATGGCGTCCTCTGGGTCTTCGGCGGCACCAATGCCACCAAGGGTCTCCTCAATGATCTCTGGAAATATGACCTGACTGAAAATGAGTGGACCTGGGTCGGCGGAGCCAGCACCGCCAATGCCACTGGCACCTACGGCAGCCTCGGCCAGCCCAATGCTCTCAATGCCCCCGGCGCACGCACCAATGCCGTCTCCTGGAAGGATGCCTCGGGCCGTCTCTTCCTTTTCGGCGGTCGCGGTCTTCCCGCCACCGGCGTCAAGGTGGGCCTCCTCAATGACCTCTGGGCCTTTGATATCGCTCTCGGCCAGTGGACCTGGCTCAGCGGCAGCAACGGCCTCGATGCCATCGGCGTCTATGGCGCTCTCGGCCAGCCTTCCAGCAGCAATGTTCCCGGTGGCCGCTCCGGCGCAGCCGCCTGGGTGGGCAATAGCGGTAACCTTTGGCTCTTCGGCGGCAATGGCCGTGGCAATGCCACCAAGCTGGGCAACCTGAACGACCTCTGGCAGTTCGACTTCATCTCCAATGAATGGACCTGGATCTCCGGCTCCCAGGCTGTCAATGCCGTCGGCGTTTACGGCACCCTCGGCGACCACGCCTTGAATACCGTCCCAGGGGCCCGCGCCGGTGCCACCTCCTGGCTCGCTTCCGATGGTTCCCTCCTCCTCTTTGGCGGCCAGGGCAGCGGTCATTTCAATGATGTCTGGGTCTTTGATACCGAAGAGTACCAGTGGACTTGGTTGAAAGGCTCCTCCGCCCTCAATGGCCTCGCTTCTTACGGCCAGCTTGGCGTGCCATCGCCCTCCTCCACCCCCGGCGCACGCCGTGGCTCCTCCGCCTTTACGGATGCCGAGGGCAATCTCATGATCTTCGCTGGCACCAACGGGGCCAACAGCAACAACGACGTCTGGGTGCTCGACATCCCCGAGTTCCCCATCGTCGAGCTTCAGTCCATCGCCAGCATCACGGAAGACTCCGCCACCGTCACCGTGAAGATCAATCCCAACGGCAACTCCACCTCTGCCGTCCTCAAGCTCATCAAGCTCACCGGCAGCGAAGATGAAACAGAGATCGATCTCGGTATCATCGGCAGCGGCAGCACCCCCGTCACCGTGGTTGAAGAACTGACCGATCTCGATCTCGGCTCCCGCTACGCCGTCATCGTCGAGGCCGAAAACATCCTCGGTTCCGGTCAGAGCCTCGTCCGCATCTTCACCACCCTCGGCACCGCCCCGGCCATCATTGCCAATTTTGACGAAACCGAAAGCTCTTACCAGGAATCCGAAGGCACCGTGGCGGTTGAGGTCGTTCTCACCTCTCCTGCGACGGAGGCATTCACACTTCCGTTCACCGTCAGCGGCACAGCATCTGAAGGGGCCACCGGAGATTTTGTCACCACCCCGGCCTCCGGTTCCGTCAGCTTCTTCATCGGCCAGAGCCGCGCCACGGTCAATGTCGCCATCCGCGACGACCTCACGCTGGATGCCGATGAAACCGTCATCCTCACCCTGGGCACTCCCTCCGTCGTCAGCGTCACCACCGGTGATGACGACGTCCACACCCTCACCATTCAGGACAACGACGGCCCGCCTGTCTTTGTTCAGGCCCCCGGTTCCCAGCTCGCCCGTCTCGGCAGCAGGGTGGTCTTTAATGGCACTGCCACCGGCACTCCCGTCCTGGCCTACCAGTGGCGCAAAGGCGCGACCAACATCGCCAAGGCCACCCTCCCCACCTACACCTTCGCCAGCGTGAAGCTCACCGATGCAGGCACCTACGGTGTGGATGTGCGCAACAGCATCGACACGCTCATCGCCAATTTCGACCTCGCCGTCGTGGATACCTCCGCCCGCAGCATCGTCCAGGCTGAAGGCACCACTGTCAGCGTCAAGGTGCTGAATCAAGGCACCGGCCTTACCTTTGCCTGGTTGAAAGAGGGAGACCCCATCGGCCAGACCACTGATACCCTCACCATCCCGAACGCCACAGCCCTCGATTCCGGGGATTACACCTGTGTCATTTCGAAAGACGGCAGCGCCCCGCTCACCACTGGCATCATTCGCGTGAGCATCTTTGAAGAAGTCGTCGCGCTGCCCGCCTTCCTCGCTGGTAACTACGTCGGTCTGGTCAGCCCAGATGAATCGGCCGGCGCGCCGCTCGGTGGCCGTTTTGATGTCGCCGTCACCACCAAGGGCGCCTACACCGCCAAGCTCATCCTCGGCACCACCACCCTTACCGGGAAGGGCCAACTCTTCATCACTGGCGATGCCACCGCAGCCGAAGGCCAGGCCACCGTCAGCTTTGTCCGCAAGGGCCTGCCAAATCTCACCGTCCAGTTCGTCCTCAGTGGCGATGCAGACGAGCCCGTCTCCCAGGCGATGGAAGGCCGCCTGGATGATCCCTTCAACGGAGGCAGCACCGGAATCGAAGGCTACCGCAACCCCTGGGTCGCCAAGCCCAAGGTCGGTAGCTCCGATCTGGCAGCCACCAGCTACGCAGGCAGCTACACCTTCGGTTTGGACATTCCTGAAGATCTCGTCGGTATTCTCGATATCCCGCAGGGCAACGGCTTTGGTGCCGCCACCGTTACCACTGCAGGCACTGTGGCGTTTGTTGGTCGCACCGCCGATGGTGGCAAGTTCACCTTCTCCTCCATCGTCGGGCCGGAGGGCGATGTGCCATTCTACTCCGCCTTCACCCTCACCCAGGGTTACCTCGCGGGCTTCACCGCCATCACTCCTGCTGGCACAGACTTCGACAGCAACGGCTTCAATGGTTCCCTCTTCTGGAAGAAGGTGGCCGCCGATGCCAAGTCCAAGGAACTCGCCTACCGCGCCGGGTTTGATGAGATCGAACTCACCCTCTTCGGTGGCAAATGGCAGCCTCCCGCCAGCGGTGGTGTCATTGGTGGCCTCAGAAATCAGGATAACAACAATGCAGTCCTCTCCCTCAGAGAAGGCGGCTCCTTGCAGGCCGGGATCGAGTCCTTCACCTTCAGCATCCGCAACCTGAAGACCACCGGTGTCGTCCAGACAGTCATTGTTGATAAGACCCTGACCGGCAATCCGAACAGCGTCACCTTCAAGCTCATTGCCAATCCCGTGGGCCACTACTCCGGCACCTTTACCGTTCCAAACCCGGTGAAGACCCTCGTCCGCACCGCCACCTATCAGGGCACCTTCGTCCGCCGCTCGGACGGTCG
- a CDS encoding TIGR02597 family protein → MKRLFCLAATCLIASAALAQTLVTTPVMGFLTLNLQAGTNFIGFALLPSMELQAVVNVSGDRTRILVQGAPQVALTDNQFNPGSLPSHTVEIVSAGTGLGFTSAIVDTVATGNEIVLADAVPAGVADGATIKVWKLWTLADVFGATNSALLTGSENPATADLIQLPNGTGFDEYYYSTGGSNGVGWRQVGQGAADQANVPLEFSGGIAIRARSAKSVVIVGQIKPGKTMVNLQTGNNLVANLCPVNAAGDTPSTEGRTLGNSGLQTGLASGIASTQSDLVLIWNGQGYSQYYYSSGGLTGAGWRRIGAGSADQSGVALPDGAYIIFRRGAPTQIQVNQGNF, encoded by the coding sequence ATGAAACGACTTTTTTGCCTTGCAGCCACCTGCCTCATTGCCTCTGCGGCCCTCGCACAGACCCTCGTCACCACGCCTGTCATGGGCTTCCTGACGCTGAATCTCCAGGCCGGTACCAACTTCATCGGCTTTGCCCTCCTGCCTTCCATGGAGTTGCAGGCTGTCGTCAATGTCTCAGGCGACCGCACCCGCATCCTCGTTCAGGGGGCTCCTCAGGTGGCCCTCACGGATAATCAGTTCAACCCCGGCTCCCTGCCTTCTCACACCGTCGAGATCGTCAGCGCAGGCACCGGCCTCGGTTTCACCAGCGCCATCGTGGATACGGTCGCCACGGGCAATGAAATCGTCCTCGCCGATGCCGTCCCCGCAGGTGTGGCCGATGGCGCCACCATCAAAGTGTGGAAGCTCTGGACCCTCGCCGATGTCTTCGGTGCCACCAATTCCGCCCTGCTCACCGGCAGCGAAAATCCTGCCACGGCAGACCTCATCCAGCTTCCTAATGGCACCGGCTTTGATGAATATTACTATTCCACGGGCGGTTCCAATGGCGTCGGCTGGCGTCAGGTCGGCCAGGGCGCGGCAGATCAAGCCAATGTCCCTCTCGAATTCAGCGGCGGCATCGCCATCCGCGCTCGCTCGGCTAAATCCGTCGTCATCGTCGGCCAGATCAAGCCCGGCAAAACCATGGTCAATCTCCAGACCGGCAATAATCTGGTCGCCAATCTCTGCCCCGTGAATGCCGCAGGCGATACCCCTTCCACCGAAGGCCGCACCCTGGGCAATTCCGGCCTGCAGACGGGCCTCGCCTCCGGCATCGCTTCCACTCAGTCAGATCTCGTGCTGATCTGGAATGGCCAGGGCTACTCCCAGTATTACTACTCCAGCGGCGGCCTCACTGGCGCAGGCTGGCGTCGCATTGGCGCAGGCTCTGCAGACCAGTCCGGCGTGGCCCTTCCAGACGGTGCCTACATCATCTTCCGCCGTGGCGCACCCACCCAGATCCAGGTGAACCAGGGCAATTTCTGA
- a CDS encoding MoxR family ATPase, with amino-acid sequence MSDTAAAAAFVSGYQKLKKALSRRIVGQEAVIEQVFIAIAAGGHSLLEGAPGLAKTLLVKSLADAMHLGFRRIQFTPDLMPADITGTEIIQEDSETGRRKLVFQRGPIFSQIILADEINRTPPKTQAALLEAMQEKSVTVGQETYILPKPFFVLATQNPIEQEGTYPLPEAQKDRFLFLIKVDYPSREEEREVIARTTGGVQEEIEAVITAEELQAAQALARQVPVPDHVTDFVLDLVRATRPNEPDALPYVKEMVGWGAGPRASQMLVLAGKVRALLQGRTHVTTDDIEALALPALRHRIVPTFHAEAEGVTVDMIVKELIHKIKKPGAKVL; translated from the coding sequence ATGTCCGATACCGCTGCCGCCGCCGCCTTTGTCTCAGGTTATCAAAAACTCAAAAAAGCGCTCAGTCGGCGCATCGTCGGGCAGGAGGCGGTGATTGAGCAGGTGTTCATCGCCATCGCCGCCGGGGGGCACAGCCTGCTGGAAGGTGCGCCAGGTCTGGCCAAGACGCTGCTGGTGAAGTCCCTGGCGGATGCCATGCACCTGGGCTTCCGCCGTATTCAGTTCACCCCGGACCTGATGCCGGCGGACATTACGGGCACGGAGATCATCCAGGAAGATTCGGAGACCGGGCGGCGGAAGCTGGTGTTCCAGCGCGGCCCCATTTTCTCCCAGATCATCCTGGCGGATGAAATCAACCGAACCCCGCCGAAGACGCAGGCGGCCCTGCTGGAGGCGATGCAGGAAAAAAGCGTGACGGTGGGCCAGGAGACCTACATTTTGCCCAAACCCTTCTTTGTGCTGGCCACGCAGAACCCCATCGAGCAGGAAGGCACCTATCCCCTGCCCGAGGCGCAGAAGGACCGATTCCTGTTCCTGATCAAGGTGGACTACCCGAGCCGTGAGGAGGAACGCGAAGTCATCGCCCGGACCACGGGCGGGGTGCAGGAAGAGATCGAGGCGGTGATCACTGCCGAAGAATTGCAGGCGGCGCAGGCCCTGGCGCGGCAGGTGCCGGTGCCGGACCATGTGACGGACTTTGTGCTGGATCTGGTGCGTGCCACCCGGCCCAACGAGCCCGATGCCCTGCCCTATGTCAAAGAAATGGTGGGCTGGGGGGCGGGACCACGCGCCAGCCAGATGCTGGTGCTCGCAGGCAAAGTGCGCGCCCTGCTGCAAGGCCGCACGCACGTGACCACGGATGACATCGAAGCCCTGGCCCTGCCCGCCCTGCGTCACCGCATCGTGCCCACCTTCCATGCGGAGGCTGAAGGGGTGACGGTGGACATGATCGTGAAGGAGCTGATCCACAAGATCAAGAAGCCGGGAGCGAAGGTGCTGTGA
- a CDS encoding four helix bundle protein → MKEATDTALGFAKAFWQLRVYQKTRLLQGSLFEVSKSFPSEEKWSLTDQMRRAVRSVGAQIAEAWGKRDYVKHFQSKLSDAEAENLETQHWLITAVDAGYLTAGDARSYFQLSQEIGRMLASMTQRADEFCPDWKSSKVSEPSMEFFIESHELSDFPFSLSTEH, encoded by the coding sequence ATGAAAGAAGCAACGGATACAGCCTTGGGGTTTGCGAAAGCCTTTTGGCAATTGAGGGTTTATCAAAAGACGCGGCTTCTGCAGGGATCTCTTTTTGAGGTATCGAAATCATTTCCGTCGGAAGAGAAATGGTCGCTAACCGACCAGATGAGAAGGGCTGTGCGCTCGGTAGGAGCCCAAATTGCAGAAGCTTGGGGGAAGCGGGATTACGTCAAACACTTCCAAAGCAAGCTCAGTGATGCCGAAGCTGAAAACCTGGAGACTCAACACTGGCTGATCACTGCTGTGGATGCAGGGTATCTGACCGCAGGTGATGCCCGCTCTTATTTTCAACTTTCTCAAGAGATCGGTCGCATGCTGGCGAGCATGACTCAGCGAGCCGATGAATTCTGCCCTGACTGGAAATCATCCAAGGTCAGCGAACCCTCGATGGAGTTTTTCATCGAATCCCATGAACTCTCCGATTTCCCATTCAGTCTGAGCACTGAGCACTGA